From one Leifsonia soli genomic stretch:
- a CDS encoding glycosyltransferase family 39 protein yields the protein MTVLVEPDLRAGRPLRAVRPWTIAVAAGLVATILCAAFSWVPSLWGDEAATLLSAKRPLGSLFGMLLHVDAVHGVYYLFMHGWIRLAGESAFALRLPSALAVGAAVAAVTLLAGRRGGARAALVAGVVACVLPRLTYAGEEARSYAFTAAAAAWLTLLLVWLIDGGGRRLAPGARRVAWLLYGAGTALAAYLFLYSLTLLVAHAAILLFSRAPRATLRRWAVSAGAAVLSVAPLAVLAYLERGQIAYLSSAPEEASTWYFFLWFGMPWVAVLAWPLIGVALWPAWRTWRLRASGAAPPMPPGPRAVSTRLVGAAWLFLPTGAMLLVNLVQPMYTGRYSTFAAPAAALLVAEGILVLGRTLGGDVRRTVAVTAAATIAFAAACAPVYALQRGPYAKNDSDWAEVSAAMAANAGRGDAVVFDESAKPSQRPRLAMRTYPDGFRGLKDVTIHVPYSRNTWWADRAYSVDQAAQRGRFDGVERVWLIELDVDGAEDTWGLGELQSLGFAETGRRIETHRSAIIELTR from the coding sequence ATGACTGTCCTCGTCGAACCGGATCTCCGTGCCGGCCGGCCGCTGCGCGCGGTGCGGCCGTGGACGATCGCGGTCGCCGCCGGGCTCGTCGCGACCATCCTCTGCGCCGCGTTCAGCTGGGTGCCGTCCCTCTGGGGCGACGAGGCGGCGACCCTGCTCTCGGCGAAGCGGCCGCTCGGCAGCCTGTTCGGGATGCTCCTGCACGTCGACGCGGTGCACGGCGTCTACTACCTGTTCATGCACGGCTGGATCCGGCTGGCGGGCGAGAGCGCCTTCGCGCTCCGGCTGCCGAGCGCGCTCGCGGTCGGCGCCGCGGTCGCGGCGGTCACGCTGCTCGCCGGCCGTCGCGGCGGAGCACGGGCTGCGCTGGTCGCCGGCGTCGTCGCCTGCGTTCTCCCCCGGCTGACGTACGCCGGGGAGGAAGCGCGCTCGTATGCGTTCACGGCGGCCGCCGCCGCGTGGCTCACGCTCCTGCTGGTGTGGCTGATCGACGGGGGCGGCCGCCGGCTCGCGCCGGGGGCGCGGCGCGTCGCCTGGCTGCTGTACGGGGCCGGAACGGCGCTCGCGGCCTACCTCTTCCTGTACTCGCTGACGCTGCTCGTCGCCCACGCCGCCATCCTGCTGTTCTCCCGGGCGCCCCGGGCGACACTGCGCCGGTGGGCCGTCTCCGCCGGCGCTGCGGTGCTCTCCGTCGCGCCGCTTGCGGTCCTCGCCTACCTCGAGCGCGGTCAGATCGCCTACCTCAGCAGCGCCCCGGAGGAGGCATCCACCTGGTACTTCTTCCTCTGGTTCGGGATGCCGTGGGTAGCCGTCCTCGCGTGGCCGCTGATCGGTGTGGCCCTCTGGCCCGCCTGGCGCACCTGGCGGCTCCGCGCATCCGGCGCTGCTCCGCCGATGCCGCCGGGCCCCCGCGCGGTCTCGACCCGGCTCGTCGGCGCCGCCTGGCTGTTCCTGCCGACCGGCGCGATGCTGCTGGTGAACCTGGTGCAGCCGATGTACACCGGCCGCTACTCGACCTTCGCCGCGCCCGCGGCGGCTCTGCTGGTGGCCGAGGGCATCCTGGTGCTCGGCCGGACGCTCGGGGGCGACGTGCGGCGAACGGTCGCGGTGACGGCCGCTGCCACGATCGCGTTCGCCGCCGCGTGTGCGCCGGTGTACGCGCTGCAGCGCGGTCCGTACGCCAAGAACGACAGCGACTGGGCGGAGGTCAGCGCGGCGATGGCCGCCAACGCCGGGCGCGGCGACGCCGTGGTGTTCGACGAGTCGGCCAAGCCGTCGCAGCGCCCCCGGCTGGCGATGCGCACCTACCCGGACGGCTTCCGCGGGCTGAAGGATGTGACCATCCACGTGCCGTACAGCCGCAACACCTGGTGGGCGGACCGCGCATACTCGGTCGACCAGGCGGCGCAACGCGGCCGGTTCGACGGCGTCGAGCGGGTGTGGCTGATCGAGCTGGACGTCGATGGCGCGGAGGACACCTGGGGCCTGGGCGAGCTCCAGTCGCTCGGCTTCGCCGAGACCGGGCGCCGGATCGAGACGCACCGGAGCGCGATCATCGAGCTGACCCGCTGA
- a CDS encoding SOS response-associated peptidase, producing MCGRFAMDDRVNAEITEFVEATGRRPEEWTANWEADYNIAPTDDIPVLIDSPKTRELRFERAHWSLVPSWSDTLKLKFPTFNARAEEIAEKSTWKKPVQSHRAIVLARGYYEWQGPKGSKTPFFIRYPEGRLMGFAGLYSWWRDHSKADDDPDRWVLTATILTSDAVQTLADIHDRNPVILPEEMWQHWIDPSIVGDQALVDEAVRAGVAEAETLRFDQVAPFKTSDDGPQLIRPVDAA from the coding sequence ATGTGCGGCAGGTTCGCGATGGACGACAGAGTCAACGCCGAGATCACCGAGTTCGTCGAGGCGACGGGGCGCCGGCCAGAGGAGTGGACGGCGAACTGGGAGGCGGACTACAACATCGCGCCGACCGACGACATCCCGGTGCTCATCGATTCCCCGAAGACCCGGGAGCTGCGGTTCGAGCGCGCGCACTGGTCGCTGGTGCCCTCATGGTCGGACACGCTCAAGCTGAAGTTCCCGACCTTCAACGCCCGGGCGGAGGAGATCGCCGAGAAGTCGACCTGGAAGAAGCCCGTGCAATCGCACCGCGCGATCGTCCTGGCGCGGGGCTACTACGAGTGGCAGGGACCGAAGGGCAGTAAGACGCCGTTCTTCATCCGCTACCCCGAGGGCCGGCTGATGGGGTTCGCCGGGCTGTACTCGTGGTGGCGCGACCACAGCAAAGCCGACGACGACCCCGACCGCTGGGTGCTGACGGCGACCATCCTGACGTCGGACGCCGTGCAGACGCTCGCCGACATCCACGACCGCAACCCCGTCATCCTGCCCGAGGAGATGTGGCAGCACTGGATCGACCCGTCGATCGTCGGAGACCAGGCGCTCGTCGACGAGGCGGTCCGCGCGGGCGTCGCCGAGGCCGAGACTCTGCGCTTCGACCAGGTTGCTCCCTTCAAGACCTCCGACGACGGCCCCCAGCTCATCCGGCCGGTGGACGCGGCCTGA
- a CDS encoding sugar transferase, translating to MTVIRPRLHAPVAPTALHGLSTERTWARLYRYRLLATDTAIILAATIGAVFVRFGFDDAAAPAAVFHIDYLYLSLIIATTWLFTLSVYHTRDARVVGLGVSEYRRVVSATATTFGLLAILFLVAKVDIARGYFVVALPAGLAGVLFSRWLWRHWLIRQRIFDHYLSRALVVGRFDDVDYVVRQIHQKSGAAYNVVGAALDTGKRKGAKKDAEMRRRIAGPEREVPIVSDLSGVADAAARLGADTVIVAGRALSSGDFVRKLAWKLEGTATELVLASPLTDVAGPRIHFRPVEGLPLIHVEIPQFEGGKHVLKRAFDFFVSGIALLLLSPLFLAIAVLVKLDDNGPVVFAQERVGRNGERFTMYKFRSMVVDAEARLAALQEKNDGNGLLFKLKHDPRVTRVGHYLRKFSLDELPQLVNVFLGDMSLVGPRPPLPSEVEGYENHVHRRLYIKPGLTGMWQVNGRSDLSWEESVRLDLYYVENWSLTGDLVIMWRTVKVLTHPVGAY from the coding sequence ATGACTGTCATCCGCCCGCGCCTCCACGCCCCGGTCGCCCCGACCGCGCTGCATGGACTGAGCACCGAGCGCACCTGGGCCCGCCTCTACCGGTACCGCCTGCTCGCGACCGACACGGCCATCATCCTCGCCGCGACGATCGGCGCGGTCTTCGTGCGCTTCGGCTTCGACGACGCGGCGGCCCCGGCGGCGGTGTTCCACATCGACTACCTGTACCTGTCGCTGATCATCGCGACGACCTGGCTGTTCACGCTGTCCGTCTACCACACGCGGGATGCGCGCGTCGTCGGCCTCGGCGTCTCGGAGTACCGCCGCGTCGTCTCGGCGACCGCGACGACCTTCGGCCTGCTGGCCATCCTCTTCCTCGTCGCCAAGGTCGACATCGCGCGCGGCTACTTCGTCGTCGCGCTGCCCGCCGGGCTCGCCGGCGTCCTCTTCTCGCGCTGGCTGTGGCGCCACTGGCTCATCCGGCAGCGCATCTTCGACCACTACCTCTCGCGCGCCCTGGTCGTCGGGCGCTTCGACGACGTCGACTACGTCGTCCGTCAGATCCACCAGAAGTCGGGAGCGGCCTACAACGTCGTGGGTGCCGCTCTCGACACAGGAAAGCGCAAGGGGGCGAAGAAGGACGCAGAGATGCGGCGCCGGATCGCCGGCCCCGAGCGCGAGGTACCGATCGTCTCCGACCTGTCGGGGGTCGCAGACGCTGCGGCGCGGCTGGGCGCGGACACGGTGATCGTGGCCGGCCGCGCCCTCAGCAGCGGGGACTTCGTCCGCAAGCTGGCGTGGAAGCTGGAGGGCACGGCGACCGAGCTGGTGCTCGCCTCGCCGCTCACCGATGTCGCGGGTCCGCGCATCCACTTCCGCCCCGTCGAGGGGCTACCGCTCATCCACGTGGAGATCCCGCAGTTCGAGGGCGGCAAGCACGTGCTCAAGCGCGCCTTCGACTTCTTCGTCTCCGGGATCGCGCTGCTGCTGCTCTCCCCCCTCTTCCTGGCGATCGCCGTGCTGGTGAAGCTCGACGACAACGGTCCGGTCGTGTTCGCGCAGGAGCGCGTCGGCCGCAACGGCGAGCGCTTCACGATGTACAAGTTCCGGTCCATGGTCGTCGATGCGGAGGCGCGCCTCGCCGCCCTGCAGGAGAAGAACGACGGCAACGGCCTGCTGTTCAAGCTGAAGCACGACCCCCGGGTGACCCGCGTCGGCCACTACCTGCGCAAGTTCTCGCTCGACGAGCTCCCGCAGCTGGTCAACGTCTTCCTCGGCGACATGAGCCTGGTGGGCCCACGTCCGCCGCTGCCCTCCGAAGTCGAGGGCTACGAGAACCACGTCCACCGCCGCCTCTACATCAAGCCGGGACTCACCGGGATGTGGCAGGTGAACGGTCGATCCGATCTCTCCTGGGAGGAGAGCGTCCGTCTGGACCTCTACTACGTGGAGAACTGGTCGCTGACCGGCGACCTCGTCATCATGTGGCGCACCGTGAAGGTGCTCACACATCCCGTCGGAGCGTACTGA
- a CDS encoding PKD domain-containing protein — MSTTHRPRSRSLGILTAVLTAIGLVFGGLAIAQPAAADTAPPDPTNPATPVTVSDDVLPAPQINGVVWAQTVVGNTVYVAGKFTTARPAGSPAGTNEVARNNILAYDITTGALLPFAPNLNAQALGITASPDGSRIYVVGDFTSIDGKGYYRLAAFSTATNTIISSFRPIMESQTRAVAASNTVVYTGGDASTINGVARAYVGAVSAADGSTLNWQANADAPVDALTLTKDGSKLIVGGRFQNIGGVANYGLAAVDASTAAILPFAANQTVRNAGTQASITALYATSDRIYGSGYVFGQGGNLEGSFSADPDTGSINWVEDCHGDTYSIYPQGDNGPLYVAGHPHYCGNIGGFPQTSPQWTFYNSIAFSKAATGTITADPYGYYNWAGTPSPSLLDWFPKWTVGTFTGQSQATWSVSGNSKYVVYGGEFPTVNGIAQQGLARFAVPSAAPNKVGPQGIPLTPTAASFNAGQVRVSFAATYDMDNGYLTYKVYRDAGTTPVYQTTVRSNFYTRPLIGFTDTGLTPGSHPIYHVRVYDPFGNTTSRDTNAVTVAATSSGGPYADAVTQAGASAYWPMDEAGGTTALDHIGYTDLTETGVTQGAAGPISGVTAATFDGSTGFAVTPTAIAGPDTFTVSAWFRTTSTRGGKIIGFGNANTGTSGSYDRHVYMDNSGRIIYGVYTGATQTLSSGTGYNDGQWHQVTASLGANGMRLYLDGRPAGARTDVTAGQAYTGYWRIGGDSLSGWPNQPASNFFGGDIGQVSLFPTVLDKTTVTNQYIASGRPSPLTPAPADAYGQAVYNASPDIFWRLEETSGSTAAGSDPYGTTGAYSGTATTKNQTGVLPGTTDKAVKFNTNNSGSTGGLVTSNTQISNPTTYTEEIWFKTSTTKGGKLIGFGDAKTGLSSNYDRHVYMQNDGRIVFGTWTGQANTITSPTPLNNNQWHQAVASQGADGMKLYVDGQLVGTNPQTGAQAYNGYWRIGGDNTWGSAGPYFNGTLDEAAVYGSVLSDQDVANHYSLATTGTLPNQTPVASFTQSTSVLTVNVDASASSDPDGTIASYAWDFGDGSTGTGATASHTYNGTGVYAVTLTVTDNQGATNATTQNVGVTAPPPNQPPVAAFTSNATFLDASFDASGSSDPDGTIASYAWDFGDGATGTGATATHSYAAAGTFTVKLTVTDDKGTPTSVLHDITVQAPPPNQPPAAAFTSSVTNLSAAFDGSGSTDADGTIASYAWDFGDGATGTGATTTHAYAAAGTFTVTLTVTDDKGATDQVQHQVTTTVPPNQLPTASFTATVSNLQVAVNGSASADPDGTIASYAWAYGDGATGSGASDGHTYAAAGTYTITLTVTDNRGGTATATKTVTATAPAPNAIAQDGFERTTANGWGTADIGGAWTLSGGATSFNTANGVGQQVAGAGLTKTATLNSVTSTRSDVTVTISADKAATGGGIYYSAIGRMVGSADYEGRVWVKSGGAVQLQLLQGSTTLQAANISGLTALAGDQLKVRVQVFGTSPTTIRAKVWSATGTEPANWMLSATDTTAALQVAGTTGLRTYISGTASDIPVTTRFDNFAVVPVP, encoded by the coding sequence ATGAGCACAACACACCGCCCACGCTCTCGCTCACTGGGCATCCTGACCGCCGTCCTCACGGCGATCGGCCTGGTCTTCGGCGGCCTCGCCATCGCGCAGCCCGCCGCAGCGGACACGGCGCCGCCCGACCCGACGAACCCGGCGACGCCGGTCACGGTCAGCGATGACGTGCTCCCGGCGCCGCAGATCAACGGCGTCGTGTGGGCGCAGACGGTCGTGGGCAACACGGTGTACGTCGCGGGCAAGTTCACCACCGCCCGTCCGGCAGGGTCGCCGGCCGGGACGAACGAGGTGGCACGCAACAACATCCTCGCCTACGACATCACCACCGGCGCGCTGCTCCCGTTCGCGCCGAACCTGAACGCGCAGGCGCTGGGCATCACCGCATCGCCCGACGGCAGCCGCATCTACGTGGTGGGCGACTTCACGTCCATCGACGGCAAGGGCTACTACCGCCTGGCCGCGTTCTCGACCGCGACGAACACGATCATCAGCTCGTTCCGCCCGATCATGGAGTCGCAGACGCGCGCCGTCGCGGCATCCAACACGGTCGTCTACACCGGCGGCGACGCCTCCACGATCAACGGCGTCGCCCGCGCGTACGTCGGAGCGGTCAGCGCCGCCGACGGCTCGACCCTCAACTGGCAGGCCAACGCCGACGCCCCGGTGGATGCGCTGACGCTGACCAAGGACGGCTCCAAGCTCATCGTCGGCGGCCGCTTCCAGAACATCGGTGGCGTCGCGAACTACGGCCTCGCCGCGGTGGACGCCAGCACGGCCGCCATCCTCCCCTTCGCCGCGAACCAGACGGTCCGCAACGCGGGCACGCAGGCCAGCATCACAGCCCTCTACGCCACCAGCGACCGCATCTACGGCTCCGGCTACGTCTTCGGCCAGGGCGGCAACCTCGAGGGCAGCTTCTCTGCCGACCCGGACACCGGGTCGATCAACTGGGTCGAGGACTGCCACGGCGACACGTACTCCATCTACCCGCAGGGCGACAACGGACCGCTGTACGTCGCCGGCCACCCGCACTACTGCGGCAACATCGGCGGCTTCCCGCAGACCAGCCCGCAGTGGACGTTCTACAACTCGATCGCGTTCAGCAAGGCCGCGACCGGCACGATCACGGCCGACCCGTACGGCTACTACAACTGGGCAGGCACGCCGTCCCCGTCGCTGCTCGACTGGTTCCCGAAGTGGACCGTCGGCACCTTCACCGGGCAGAGCCAGGCCACCTGGAGCGTCTCGGGCAACAGCAAGTACGTCGTCTACGGCGGCGAGTTCCCGACCGTGAACGGCATCGCGCAGCAGGGTCTCGCCCGTTTCGCCGTCCCGTCGGCCGCACCGAACAAGGTCGGCCCGCAGGGCATCCCGCTCACGCCGACGGCCGCCTCGTTCAACGCCGGCCAGGTGCGCGTCAGCTTCGCCGCCACCTACGACATGGACAACGGCTACCTGACGTACAAGGTCTACCGCGACGCGGGGACGACGCCCGTCTACCAGACGACCGTGCGCTCGAACTTCTACACGCGACCGCTGATCGGCTTCACGGACACCGGCCTCACCCCCGGCAGCCATCCGATCTACCACGTCAGGGTCTACGACCCGTTCGGCAACACCACATCGCGTGACACGAACGCCGTGACCGTCGCGGCCACCAGCTCCGGCGGACCCTACGCCGACGCGGTGACCCAGGCCGGGGCGTCCGCCTACTGGCCGATGGACGAGGCGGGCGGCACGACCGCCCTCGACCACATCGGGTACACCGACCTCACGGAGACCGGCGTGACCCAGGGAGCGGCCGGGCCGATCTCGGGCGTCACCGCGGCGACCTTCGACGGCAGCACCGGGTTCGCCGTCACGCCGACCGCGATCGCCGGACCGGACACGTTCACCGTCTCGGCCTGGTTCCGCACCACCAGCACCAGGGGCGGCAAGATCATCGGCTTCGGCAACGCGAACACCGGCACATCCGGGAGCTACGACCGGCACGTCTACATGGACAACTCCGGCCGCATCATCTACGGCGTGTACACCGGCGCGACGCAGACGCTGAGCTCGGGCACCGGCTACAACGACGGTCAGTGGCACCAGGTCACCGCGTCGCTCGGCGCGAACGGCATGCGCCTGTACCTGGACGGCCGTCCCGCCGGCGCTCGCACCGACGTCACCGCCGGCCAGGCCTACACGGGCTACTGGCGGATCGGCGGAGACAGCCTGAGCGGCTGGCCGAACCAGCCGGCGAGCAACTTCTTCGGCGGTGACATCGGACAGGTGTCGCTCTTCCCGACCGTGCTCGACAAGACCACCGTCACCAACCAGTACATCGCCTCCGGCCGGCCGTCGCCGCTGACGCCCGCCCCCGCGGACGCCTACGGCCAGGCCGTCTACAACGCATCGCCGGACATCTTCTGGCGGCTCGAGGAGACCAGCGGCAGCACCGCCGCCGGCTCCGACCCGTACGGCACCACCGGCGCATACTCCGGAACCGCGACGACGAAGAACCAGACCGGCGTGCTGCCCGGCACCACCGACAAGGCGGTGAAGTTCAACACGAACAACTCCGGCTCGACCGGCGGTCTCGTCACCAGCAACACGCAGATCAGCAACCCCACCACCTACACCGAGGAGATCTGGTTCAAGACCAGCACCACCAAGGGCGGGAAGCTGATCGGGTTCGGAGACGCCAAGACCGGACTGTCGAGCAACTACGACCGACACGTCTACATGCAGAACGACGGACGGATCGTGTTCGGCACCTGGACCGGGCAGGCGAACACCATCACCTCCCCCACTCCGCTGAACAACAACCAGTGGCACCAGGCGGTCGCCTCGCAGGGCGCCGACGGCATGAAGCTGTACGTCGACGGCCAGCTCGTCGGCACCAACCCGCAGACGGGCGCGCAGGCCTACAACGGCTACTGGCGCATCGGCGGCGACAACACCTGGGGTTCCGCCGGCCCGTACTTCAACGGGACGCTGGACGAGGCCGCGGTCTACGGCTCGGTCCTCTCGGATCAGGATGTGGCCAACCACTACAGCCTGGCCACGACGGGCACCCTCCCGAACCAGACGCCGGTCGCCTCGTTCACCCAGAGCACCTCGGTGCTGACGGTGAACGTGGATGCGTCGGCGTCGTCCGACCCGGACGGCACCATCGCCTCCTACGCCTGGGACTTCGGAGACGGCTCGACCGGCACGGGAGCGACCGCGTCGCACACCTACAACGGCACCGGCGTCTACGCCGTGACGCTCACGGTGACGGACAACCAGGGCGCGACGAACGCGACGACGCAGAACGTGGGCGTCACCGCACCGCCGCCGAACCAGCCCCCGGTGGCCGCGTTCACCTCGAACGCGACCTTCCTGGACGCCTCGTTCGACGCATCCGGATCGTCCGACCCGGACGGCACCATCGCCTCCTACGCGTGGGACTTCGGAGACGGAGCGACGGGGACCGGCGCGACCGCGACCCACAGCTACGCCGCCGCGGGCACCTTCACGGTGAAGCTGACGGTGACGGACGACAAGGGAACGCCGACGAGCGTCCTGCACGACATCACCGTGCAGGCTCCGCCGCCGAACCAGCCGCCCGCGGCCGCGTTCACCTCGTCGGTGACCAACCTGTCGGCAGCGTTCGACGGTTCGGGCTCGACCGACGCGGACGGCACCATCGCCTCCTACGCCTGGGACTTCGGAGACGGAGCGACCGGCACCGGCGCGACCACAACCCACGCCTACGCCGCGGCCGGCACGTTCACCGTGACGCTGACCGTGACGGACGACAAGGGCGCGACCGACCAGGTCCAGCACCAGGTCACCACGACCGTCCCGCCGAACCAGCTGCCGACCGCCTCCTTCACGGCGACGGTCAGCAACCTGCAGGTCGCGGTCAACGGCAGCGCATCGGCCGACCCGGACGGCACCATCGCCTCGTACGCCTGGGCGTACGGTGACGGCGCCACCGGGAGCGGAGCCAGCGACGGCCACACCTACGCGGCCGCCGGGACCTACACGATCACGCTCACGGTGACGGACAACCGGGGAGGGACCGCCACGGCCACCAAGACCGTGACGGCCACCGCACCGGCACCCAACGCGATCGCTCAGGACGGCTTCGAGCGGACGACGGCCAACGGCTGGGGCACCGCCGACATCGGCGGCGCGTGGACCCTCTCGGGCGGCGCGACCAGCTTCAACACCGCCAACGGTGTCGGCCAGCAGGTCGCAGGGGCCGGGCTCACCAAGACGGCGACCCTGAACTCGGTCACCTCGACCCGGTCGGATGTCACGGTCACCATCTCCGCCGACAAGGCGGCGACCGGCGGCGGCATCTACTACTCCGCGATCGGCCGCATGGTCGGATCGGCGGACTACGAGGGCCGCGTCTGGGTGAAGTCGGGAGGCGCGGTGCAGCTCCAGCTGCTGCAGGGCTCCACCACCCTCCAGGCCGCCAACATCTCCGGGCTGACCGCTCTCGCGGGCGACCAGCTCAAGGTGCGGGTCCAGGTGTTCGGCACATCGCCGACCACCATCCGCGCCAAGGTGTGGTCCGCGACCGGCACGGAACCCGCGAACTGGATGCTCAGCGCCACCGACACGACCGCCGCCCTCCAGGTGGCCGGCACGACCGGGCTGCGCACCTACATCTCGGGCACCGCGAGCGACATCCCCGTCACCACCCGGTTCGACAACTTCGCGGTGGTTCCGGTCCCGTGA
- a CDS encoding glycosyltransferase — translation MSGAGRARRTILVAHPGSELYGSDRVLLESVSGLVDDGWDVIVAIPGDGPLVTELRRRGARVELCASPVLRKSVLRPRGFLRFAATTARGIRAGSALLRRERPAAVYVNTVTIPLWIGLARLARVPVVAHVHEGEATASRLVKRVLSAPLLLAESVIANSRFSVGVLESAFPALGRRTHIVYNAVPGPETRSPARPELDGDLRVTYIGRLSPRKGVDVAIDAIAELDARGIPARLDLVGAVFPGYEWYERDLRDKVEAKRLQSRVSFRGFQPSVWDFLSTGDVVLVPSVADEPFGNTAVEGILSGRPVIASATSGLLEATDGYRTTVTVEPGDATSLADALERTIAEWDAAAPLLDDDAETARRKHSPESYRRRIAELVRAVARR, via the coding sequence GTGAGCGGAGCGGGCAGAGCTCGCCGCACCATCCTCGTGGCGCACCCCGGTTCGGAGCTGTACGGCTCCGACCGGGTGCTCCTCGAGTCCGTGAGCGGGCTGGTCGACGACGGCTGGGACGTCATCGTGGCGATCCCTGGGGACGGCCCCCTCGTCACCGAGCTGCGACGGCGGGGCGCGCGGGTGGAGCTGTGCGCCTCGCCCGTCCTCCGCAAGAGTGTCCTCCGGCCCCGCGGCTTCCTTCGGTTCGCCGCCACCACGGCCCGCGGCATCCGGGCCGGCTCGGCTCTGCTGCGCCGTGAGCGGCCGGCGGCCGTCTATGTGAACACGGTGACCATCCCGCTGTGGATCGGGCTCGCCCGGCTGGCCCGCGTGCCGGTCGTCGCGCACGTCCACGAGGGCGAGGCCACCGCGTCCCGTCTCGTGAAGCGCGTGCTCTCGGCTCCCCTGCTGCTGGCGGAGAGCGTCATCGCGAACAGCCGTTTCAGTGTCGGCGTGCTCGAGAGCGCATTTCCGGCCCTCGGCCGCCGCACCCACATCGTGTACAACGCCGTTCCGGGCCCGGAGACCCGCAGCCCGGCGCGTCCGGAGCTCGACGGCGACCTTCGGGTGACCTACATCGGCCGGCTCTCGCCGCGCAAGGGCGTCGACGTCGCCATCGACGCGATCGCCGAACTCGACGCCCGCGGGATCCCCGCCCGGCTCGATCTCGTCGGCGCCGTCTTCCCCGGCTACGAGTGGTACGAACGCGACCTGCGCGACAAGGTCGAGGCGAAGCGCCTGCAGTCGCGCGTCTCCTTCCGGGGCTTCCAGCCCTCCGTCTGGGACTTCCTGAGCACCGGCGACGTCGTCCTGGTGCCGTCGGTCGCCGACGAGCCGTTCGGCAACACGGCCGTCGAGGGCATCCTCAGCGGCCGGCCGGTCATCGCCAGCGCCACCAGCGGGCTGCTGGAGGCCACGGACGGCTACCGCACCACGGTCACCGTCGAGCCGGGCGACGCGACCTCCCTGGCCGATGCGCTCGAGCGCACCATCGCGGAGTGGGACGCTGCGGCGCCGCTCCTCGACGACGACGCCGAGACCGCGCGGCGCAAGCACAGCCCGGAGTCGTACCGCCGGCGCATCGCGGAGCTCGTCCGGGCCGTCGCGCGGCGCTGA